The DNA sequence TAACATATATTGGGCGTCGAAGTCTTGAGCACTGCTGTTGGGTGGCTGAAAGCAGATGGCTACTTTGGCAATGCCTGGCATAAGATCGCAGACACGTTCGATAATTCGATCGGTATACTCTACCAATTGTTTGGCAACTTCCTGTTCGGTGGCGACAATAAAGAAAGTTCGTTCGCCCTCGCTGTCGGGGGCAAAACCAAAGTGGCAAATTTGTAGGAGATTTTGCGTACTTACATCCAAGCCGTTGCAAAAGTGGAGGATGAGTGCTTGGTAGAAAGACTCCTGTAAAGAACGATCTGTAAAATTGGGTTGCGAAAACATGGGTGGTTTCCTCGCTAGGATTTGCTGTCGCCCGTAGCACCCCGAGAAGGGAAAGTGCTATACTAAGGTTTCTCTTACTCTTAGAATGCCCTCTTTTCCGGAACGATATCGCGATCGAGATCGCTTTTGGCAACGATCGCGATCGAAAGGGGAGCAAAAACGAGGGCACAATGGCGGCCAAATGCGGGATTTTTCCTAGCTGGCGAGTTGGGATACAATGGAAAATTTGCAGGCTACCCTATCGCAATCGCAAAGGAGACGCCCATCATGGCGCAACTATACTACGACGCAGATGCCAATTTAGACCTCCTGAAGGGCAAAACTGTGGCAATTATCGGCTACGGTTCCCAAGGTCACGCCCACGCCCTCAATTTAAAAGAAAGCGGCGTAAATGTTGTTGTGGGTTTGTACCCCGGTAGCAAGTCCAAAGCCAAAGCCGAAGCGGAAGGTTTGACGGTTTATTCGGTGGCGGAAGCTGCCCAGGCTGCCGACTGGATTATGGTTTTGCTTCCCGATGAGGTACAAAAAACCATCTACCAACAAGAAATTGCTCCCCATTTAAGCTCCAACCAGGTGCTTTCCTTTGCCCACGGCTTTAATATTCATTTCGGCCAAATCGATCCTCCCGCGGATGTGGATGTGGTGATGGTTGCCCCCAAAGGTCCGGGGCATTTGGTCCGCCGTACCTACGAACAAGGGGAAGGAGTTCCTTGTTTGTTTGCGGTGCAACAGGATGCTTCTGGGCAAGCTCGCGATCGCGCTATGGCTTATGCTAAGGGCATTGGCGGTACCCGGGCTGGGATTTTGGAAACCAGCTTCCGTGAGGAAACGGAAACCGATTTGTTTGGCGAGCAAGTGGTTCTCTGCGGCGGTCTTAGCGCTCTCATTAAATCTGGCTTTGAAACTTTGGTAGCAGCTGGCTATCAGCCGGAACTAGCTTATTTTGAATGCTTGCACGAGGTGAAGCTGATTGTGGACCTCGTGGTGGAAGGCGGTTTGGCAAACATGCGCTACAGCATTTCCAATACGGCGGAGTTTGGCGATTATACCCGCGGTTCTCGCATCGTCAACGACCAAACCCGCGCGGAAATGAAACGCATTTTGCAGGAAATTCAGTCGGGCGAGTTTGCTCGGGAGTTTGTATTGGAAAACCAAGCCGGCCGTCCGGTGCTTACTTCCATGCGCCGCAAAGAAGCAGAACACCCTGTCGAGGAAGTTGGCAAGGATTTGCGGGCTATGTTTAGCTGGCTGAAAAAACGATAGGACCCGAGTCGCCGCACCTTTCCTTTCCAATCTACAAATTCCGGCAAAATTGTAGAAATCTCAAGCCCCCTTTCTCATACCCTTTTCTAAAAGGTCTGCAAGAAATTATTTGGGGGTTTTGTAGGGGCGCTTTGCGAAGTGCCCCTATCTGTTAGAAATTGTAGAAGATATATGGCTGGCAAGAAACGAGAGGAGGCATTTGGTTGCTACTTTGTCAATATTTTATACCAACAAATCCTATTTTTGCGCAGCCTAGATGTTTGGGTAAAGGCGTCCCCATCAACCTCCCCTTTTTTATGGCGATTTCCACCACCCTATGTATATATTCATTTTATTCCCAAAAACAAAAAATGTCAACCCTGTGAGAACCAAGCCTATTTCTTTTTCTCTTCATCCAGCTTTTCAAAAGCTTCTTCCGCACTTTCGTTGGGATCGACACCGGGTTTCCAGTTGTTCGGCACCAACCCCATCATCACTTGATTGAGGGTTTGGCGGGTATTGGCACTGGCACTTTTGAGCGGTTCCG is a window from the Geitlerinema sp. PCC 9228 genome containing:
- the ilvC gene encoding ketol-acid reductoisomerase, whose translation is MAQLYYDADANLDLLKGKTVAIIGYGSQGHAHALNLKESGVNVVVGLYPGSKSKAKAEAEGLTVYSVAEAAQAADWIMVLLPDEVQKTIYQQEIAPHLSSNQVLSFAHGFNIHFGQIDPPADVDVVMVAPKGPGHLVRRTYEQGEGVPCLFAVQQDASGQARDRAMAYAKGIGGTRAGILETSFREETETDLFGEQVVLCGGLSALIKSGFETLVAAGYQPELAYFECLHEVKLIVDLVVEGGLANMRYSISNTAEFGDYTRGSRIVNDQTRAEMKRILQEIQSGEFAREFVLENQAGRPVLTSMRRKEAEHPVEEVGKDLRAMFSWLKKR